From Triticum urartu cultivar G1812 chromosome 2, Tu2.1, whole genome shotgun sequence, a single genomic window includes:
- the LOC125541693 gene encoding purple acid phosphatase 22-like, which translates to MSSRSSQVTCIPLVHVEAMEPNRITTRFVVLLVVGTLIVSTAAEYVRPPPGRVILTEHDKPASHPQQVHLSVVGANHMRVSWITDAKHGHSVVEYGRASGNYTTSATGEHTSYRYYLYSSGKIHHVTIGPLDPDAVYYYRCGMVGDEFTLKTPPAALPIELALAGDLGQTEWTASTLAHVSKTDYDMLLVPGDLAYADTQQPLWDTFGRFVQEHASRRPWMVTEGNHEVEAGMALPGLPGPFVAYTTRWRMPHEESGSTSALYYSFDAAGGAVHVVMLGSYAAFNSTSEQYGWLARDLARVDRRATPWLVVLLHAPWYNTNAAHAGEGDAMRKAMERLLYEARVDVVFSGHVHAYERFARIYDNEANPCGPVHITIGDGGNREGLAFDFQKNHKLSRLSLMREASFGHGRLSVVNATAARWAWHRNDDADSTVRDELWLESLAANGACRRTQPFADYRSDEL; encoded by the exons ATGTCGAGCCGATCCTCCCAGGTGACTTGCATACCACTCGTGCACGTCGAGGCCATGGAGCCAAACAGGATAACGACGCGCTTCGTagtactcctggtcgtcggcacGCTGATCGTCTCGACCGCCGCCGAGTATGTCCGCCCCCCGCCGGGCCGTGTCATCCTCACGGAGCACGACAAACCCGCCTCCCACCCTCAACAG GTCCATCTATCTGTTGTCGGGGCGAACCATATGAGAGTTTCATGGATCACGGACGCCAAGCACGGGCACTCGGTGGTGGAGTACGGCAGGGCCTCCGGGAACTACACCACGTCGGCCACCGGCGAGCACACCTCGTACCGCTACTACCTCTACTCCTCCGGCAAGATCCACCACGTCACGATCGGACCTCTGGATCCCGACGCCGTGTACTACTACCGGTGCGGCATGGTCGGCGACGAGTTCACCCTCAAGACGCCGCCCGCCGCTCTCCCCATCGAGCTCGCGCTCGCAG GGGACCTCGGGCAGACCGAATGGACGGCGTCGACGCTGGCCCACGTCAGCAAGACCGACTACGACATGCTGCTGGTGCCAGGCGACCTCGCCTACGCCGACACCCAGCAGCCGCTGTGGGACACGTTCGGGCGGTTCGTGCAGGAGCACGCGAGCCGGCGGCCGTGGATGGTCACCGAGGGGAACCACGAGGTGGAGGCCGGGATGGCGCTCCCGGGCTTGCCCGGCCCGTTCGTCGCCTACACCACGCGGTGGCGCATGCCGCACGAGGAGAGCGGGTCGACGTCCGCGCTCTACTACTCCTTCGACGCGGCCGGGGGCGCCGTCCACGTCGTCATGCTCGGCTCGTACGCCGCCTTCAACTCGACCTCGGAGCAGTACGGGTGGCTGGCGCGCGACCTAGCCCGGGTCGACCGGCGGGCCACCCCGTGGCTCGTCGTGCTGCTGCACGCCCCGTGGTACAACACCAACGCGGCGCACGCCGGCGAGGGGGACGCCATGAGGAAGGCCATGGAGCGCCTGCTCTACGAGGCCCGCGTCGACGTCGTCTTCTCCGGCCACGTCCACGCCTACGAACGCTTC GCAAGGATCTATGACAACGAGGCGAACCCGTGCGGGCCGGTGCACATCACAATCGGCGACGGCGGGAACAGAGAAGGGCTTGCATTCGA TTTCCAGAAGAATCATAAGCTGTCTCGGCTCTCGTTGATGAGGGAGGCGAGCTTTGGGCATGGCCGGTTGAGCGTGGTGAACGCGACCGCGGCGCGCTGGGCATGGCACCGCAACGACGACGCCGACTCCACCGTCCGCGACGAGCTCTGGCTGGAGAGCCTGGCCGCCAACGGCGCGTGCCGACGGACCCAACCCTTCGCTGATTATCGGAGCGATGAGTTGTAG